CGCAGGCAAAGCATCCTCTGCGGGAGGCCCATGTGGAGCTGCTCGGCCTGCGACCCGGCGACTACGTGGTTCGGGTCCGCTGCCGCTCCCACAACTCCCGGCTGTGGAGCAAATGGAGCGCCGCGCTGCTCGTGAGCGTCCCCAACAGGCCGCCTGCAGGTAGGACTCGGGGTTTCCATGGCGACACCCTGAGACTGAGGAAATGGTTTTTAAATCTGAAGTGAGTTAATGTTGTCTTGTGCAGGTAaagtcctggttctggttctggtggtggGAGTGGGAGCCGTGGCTCTGCTGGTCGTCGCCTTCGGGGTGATTCCTCAGAGCAGGAGGTGAGGAAACTCCTGCTGTGATGTCACGGTGCTGCCAGAGAGGGCGCCACCTTCCTGTTGAAGAAGACTTCATATTCTGCTTTGTCCCTCCAGAATAAAAGACTACTTCCTGCCGCCCATTCCCAAGCCACGGATCATGGGCATTGACCCTCTGCTTCTGAAGGTGATGCATCCTGGGAAATGTAGTCTTGTTACTCTGCCTTGTCTTCTAGCTTTGACCCTGTCTCTTCCTTGTCTTGTCTTTCTGTCCCCAGAAGGGGAACTTTGATGAAATCAACCGTCACTTCAGTAACTTCCATGGCTACCGGCCTCCCGGTTACTCGGTGGAGTTGTGGGACCAGGTGAGCGCTGACGGGATCTACCTGAGCGCGCCGCGGGACTGCGGCGTCCTGGACAGAGACAGGGGAACGGCGGTCACCATCCAGAACATGTTTCCCGTCCAGAACTCGTCGTTGTACGTCCGCGGCGCGCCGCCATACTGCGCCGTGCCGCCCGAGGCCTTCGCTGCGCTGCAGGACGCACCGTCTCCGTGGCAACAGCCCGAGGCGGCATTCGTTCCCGGGTCAGACTACAGCACGATGGAGCGCCTCGGTGTTCCCGACGCCTCCGTCTCCGCTCCAGATCCGGCCCGCGCTCCGGTCCAGGACTTCTACACCTGCGTCCAGCTGATGAGGGACAGCGGCGAGGTCCACTTGGTGCCGTGTCTGCCGGCGCCGTACTGCCAGGACTTCCTGCTGCCCCCGGTTCCGGACGCCGCCAAgcgagaggaggaggagaagaagagcaaGAGGCTGGCCGAGTACCAGGCCCGGAAGAACGCAACGAAGGATGACGGCGACGACAGGAGCGACGCCGCCGACCCGCTGCTGCCCGTCAGCCCGGATGACACCAGCTAGAGGATCAGAgaccggttctgatccgatGTTCTGATCCGCTCTGTTTTTGCTAACCCTGTTAGCGAAAGCTCAGACTGCATTGGAAACTGTTGGCAGCCATGTTTACTGTTGGTGTGAACAACACAATTATTGACCAATTCATGTTTCAACCAACTAGAAGTTTATAACGAGACATTGAACTGGTTCTGGTCACATCCACCAGTCACTCCACCCAGGAGGAGCTGGACTTCCTGaactcttcttctttgttttaatgGCAGTTGGCTTTAACTATAGGAAGTATTAACGCCACCTACTGGTCAGGAGTGTGGACTACATCGCCGTGAACTCTGGGTACTGTAGTCCATTTGAAATGGGCCAGGATACTTCAGGGTTTCAAGCTACGTCTTTctcaggaaacaggaagtggtggcgCTGGTCTGAGAGGGTTCTGGTTCTCTACGTCCAAAACCTCCTGGGTTTATTTCCCGTTGTTTCGCTCACACTTTGCTCTGATAAAACCTCATTTTATTCCCACTTCACTCTTCAGAAGCACTCACTCCTTAATGATCCATGTGCAGGGACTTGAATCGGTGATTACCCAGAACATGAGAGGAATCTAAGTGGGCCTATAAGTGtcattatcatttttaatacCAGCAGATTCCATAAAACCGCTACAAATCAGCACATGATGCCCAGTTTTCCCAGAATGATGATGATTGAACTGAATTATTAGCAGTTGTAGTCAATCCTGTGTGTCTTTCTGATCCAATTCAGTGTAAAGCTAACTGTCTCTTTAAACACAGCACACGTCTATTTTTCTAACAAACCACTGTAGCTCTGTGTGACTGTTAGCATAGCATGTTTAGCGCTCCATGACCGATCTCAGGTAGACTCCATTCACCCTCAGTCAGCGTGAAGAGACATAGACACAAGGTCTGGCAGGAAAGAGGAGGAACGTGGGGGCGGGGCTTCTTCTGTTTTACTTCCTGGTTCGCTCTGCTGCCCGGTTCCTGCAGTCTGGAAAGTCTGGAACTGGATTTTAGTGTTTCCAGGTCTGGATTTGTTTgggaaaagaaagaataattatggaaaatgtttccattttcagtGTTAATTTGCTATTCGTTCCCCTTTGTCCCTTATGTCCTTCcgtattttctttgttttttgttgtcctTCCTGATAAGTCACAACAGAAGGAAGCCATAATTCATGTTGAGCTTTAATATTTGAACAGAGACATAAACCTCCAGAAAGGCTGCTACTGAAGCTAGCCTCCTCAGCTGTTGATGTTGGCTCCACCCACTGCAGACCTGTTCAAGTCCACctggctgcagcaaacaggaagggcgggacggaccgctgtcagtctcaggccttatttggaaatgggaccattgcactccgaAAGTGAAGGGGGCGCCATTTCTTATATTATCCTCggtctcccgtttttattttcttctgaattctgtgatatattttcacctttaggaaggattttcactctctgcatgtttctgaacttttctcttttatttacttcagtgcagctcacagattttaacagattctgtagctttctgtgaacttctaaatctgcttagtcgcatcttttcgggcctgatactgcctctagtggcgtggggtggtaacacaactaatataattacattactaaatcagaatagcACAAAGgctttattatttactattaatttcGCCATTACTGGACCCGTAaatacggaagaggattagggccaccgaaaaaacccccaacaaattctgactttaatcttttttttctttcggtggccctaatcctcttccgtacatAAAAGATAAATGATCTTCTAACACAccaaatttttccattttcttcaggATGTAGAGCTAATAGTCTCTACATCAGCTGGTTGatgtcttttctgtttctcagttCAGAGCTGCAGTATTTTTAGCGTTTGCTCCCAGTATTTTTAGAAGATTGTGCCAAATGTTCCTTCATGCACAAAAGCAGAGCCACTAACATTCCTTCAGTTGGTTAAAAACTGTAAGCACAACCTTGTAGATGACCCCGTGACCTTTTGGTGTTTGATGTGAGCCCAGTGAATGACCAGGGACCAGAGACCTTAGGACTCTGTCAtgctgtctctgtgttttgtctCTCTGTGGTCGTCTCTCGTTGTGCCTTTTGTCTCCCAGTGGTGTTTCATACCACTTTGTCTCCTCTGTTAGCTTCTGATGAGCGAAGGCCTGCAGGTCGttacaggaagctggttgttacAGGAAGCTCGTTGTTACAGGAAGCTTgttgtaacaggaagctggttgttacAGGAAGCTCGTTGTTACAGGAAGCTTGTTGTAACAGGAAGCTTGTTGTAACAGGAAGCTTgttgtaacaggaagctggttgtaacaggaagctggttgttacaggaagctggttgttacaggaagctggttgtaacaggaagctggttgttacAGGAAGTGTGTCGttacaggaagctggttgtaacaggaagcttgttgtaacaggaagctggttgttacaggaagctcgttgttacaggaagctggttgttacAGGAAGTGTGTTGTTACAGGAAGCGTGTTGTTACAGGAAGCTTgttgtaacaggaagctggttgtaacaggaagcttgttgtaacaggaagctggttgtaacaggaagctggttgttacaggaagctggttgttacaggaagctggttgtaacaggaagctggttgttacGGGAAGCTCGTTGTTACGGGAAGCTTGTTGttacaggaagctggttgttacaggaagctggttgtaacaggaagctggttgttacAGGAAGTGTGTCGTTACAGGAAGCttgtaacaggaagctggttgtaacaggaagcttgttgtaacaggaagctggttgttacaggaagctggttgtaacaggaagctggttgttacaggaagctggttgtaacaggaagctggttgttacAGGAAGTGTGTCGTTACAGGAAGCTTgttgtaacaggaagctggttgtaacaggaagcttgttgtaacaggaagctggttgttacaggaagctcgttgttacaggaagctggttgttacAGGAAGTGTGTTGTTACAGGAAGCGTGTTGTTACAGGAAGCTTgttgtaacaggaagctggttgtaacaggaagcttgttgtaacaggaagctggttgtaacaggaagctggttgttacaggaagctggttgttacaggaagctggttgtaacaggaagctggttgttacGGGAAGCTCGTTGTTACGGGAAGCTTGTTGttacaggaagctggttgttacaggaagctggttgtaacaggaagctggttgttacAGGAAGTGTGTCGTTACAGGAAGCttgtaacaggaagctggttgtaacaggaagcttgttgtaacaggaagctggttgttacaggaagctggttgtaacaggaagcttgttgttacaggaagctggttgttacaggaagctcgttgttacaggaagctggttgttacAGGAAGTGTGTTGTTACAGGAAGCGTGTTGTTACAGGAAGCTTgttgtaacaggaagctggttgttacaggaagctggttgtaacaggaagctggttTTTACAGGAAGTGTGTCGTTACAGGAAGCTTCCTGTAACAGGAAGCTTGTTGTAACAGGAAGCTTgttgtaac
This genomic window from Xiphophorus couchianus chromosome 24, X_couchianus-1.0, whole genome shotgun sequence contains:
- the crfa4 gene encoding growth hormone receptor isoform X2, producing the protein MMLWLLFFLLPLGGSSSEEGAHKAKLDNDPGAPGTSATSRPQIYYCRSPNMEDFTCWWRPVDQQAVYVLTYSKDTGPQLECPDYTSGGLHSCYFDKSHTSIWKYYCMTVTAMTPHRNYTSQQHCLDVAEIVETEAPVNLSSSLRDAGGDEVGHSALLSWTYPAPEDLRYGWITLVYELQYRRIGEDDNWKAKHPLREAHVELLGLRPGDYVVRVRCRSHNSRLWSKWSAALLVSVPNRPPAGKVLVLVLVVGVGAVALLVVAFGVIPQSRRIKDYFLPPIPKPRIMGIDPLLLKKGNFDEINRHFSNFHGYRPPGYSVELWDQVSADGIYLSAPRDCGVLDRDRGTAVTIQNMFPVQNSSLYVRGAPPYCAVPPEAFAALQDAPSPWQQPEAAFVPGSDYSTMERLGVPDASVSAPDPARAPVQDFYTCVQLMRDSGEVHLVPCLPAPYCQDFLLPPVPDAAKREEEEKKSKRLAEYQARKNATKDDGDDRSDAADPLLPVSPDDTS
- the crfa4 gene encoding growth hormone receptor isoform X1; this encodes MMLWLLFFLLPLGGSSSEEGAHKAKLDNADPGAPGTSATSRPQIYYCRSPNMEDFTCWWRPVDQQAVYVLTYSKDTGPQLECPDYTSGGLHSCYFDKSHTSIWKYYCMTVTAMTPHRNYTSQQHCLDVAEIVETEAPVNLSSSLRDAGGDEVGHSALLSWTYPAPEDLRYGWITLVYELQYRRIGEDDNWKAKHPLREAHVELLGLRPGDYVVRVRCRSHNSRLWSKWSAALLVSVPNRPPAGKVLVLVLVVGVGAVALLVVAFGVIPQSRRIKDYFLPPIPKPRIMGIDPLLLKKGNFDEINRHFSNFHGYRPPGYSVELWDQVSADGIYLSAPRDCGVLDRDRGTAVTIQNMFPVQNSSLYVRGAPPYCAVPPEAFAALQDAPSPWQQPEAAFVPGSDYSTMERLGVPDASVSAPDPARAPVQDFYTCVQLMRDSGEVHLVPCLPAPYCQDFLLPPVPDAAKREEEEKKSKRLAEYQARKNATKDDGDDRSDAADPLLPVSPDDTS